One Clostridium sp. CM027 genomic window carries:
- a CDS encoding DUF4037 domain-containing protein — protein sequence MNINANVRSLVNAFSKIEEVEGILLAGSHATKTNDKDSDYDIYIYTSKEIPILKRKVITDKYCSYMELNNTFWETEDDGFLKEGNIPVEIIYRDLDWIDGLLNRNLVKCEADAGYTTCFWANFINSIILYDKNGDLNKLKQKYEIGYPYELKQNIIKKNYPLLKLQMPSYYYQIEKALKRNDFISVNHRVAALFASYFDIIFAINEMPHPGEKKILKIIKDNNLRVPTDMGINVNNILKYSAVNDITILLEIDLLIDKLDILLKNEGIPYGR from the coding sequence ATGAATATTAATGCAAATGTAAGGTCACTGGTTAATGCTTTCTCAAAAATAGAAGAAGTGGAGGGCATCTTATTAGCTGGATCACACGCAACAAAAACTAATGATAAAGATTCGGATTATGATATATACATTTATACATCTAAGGAAATACCAATATTAAAGAGAAAGGTAATTACTGATAAATATTGTAGTTACATGGAACTAAATAATACCTTTTGGGAAACCGAAGATGATGGATTTCTAAAAGAAGGTAATATCCCAGTAGAAATTATATATAGAGACTTAGATTGGATTGATGGTTTATTAAATAGAAACTTAGTAAAATGTGAAGCAGATGCAGGATATACAACTTGCTTTTGGGCTAACTTCATAAATTCGATTATACTGTATGATAAAAATGGTGATTTAAATAAGCTGAAACAGAAATATGAGATAGGATATCCTTATGAATTAAAGCAAAACATAATAAAAAAGAACTATCCACTACTAAAGCTTCAAATGCCTTCATATTATTATCAAATTGAGAAGGCTTTAAAAAGAAATGATTTTATTAGTGTAAATCATAGAGTAGCAGCATTGTTTGCAAGTTATTTTGATATTATATTTGCAATAAATGAAATGCCGCATCCAGGTGAGAAAAAAATTCTTAAGATCATAAAAGATAATAATTTAAGAGTGCCTACAGATATGGGAATAAACGTTAATAATATTTTAAAGTATTCAGCAGTAAATGATATAACAATATTATTAGAAATAGATTTATTGATTGATAAATTAGATATATTGCTAAAGAATGAGGGGATACCATATGGTAGATAG
- a CDS encoding radical SAM protein, with protein MNSNFNLSEYMNNGIENVVRGILKASFKNTKETAFVLKYVLSSREAKKKRGRFERKGENVPAFLISSITSRCNLFCKGCYAREFNSCGEGVQKQQLSTERWESIFMEAREIGISFILLAGGEPLMRKDVIEKAAKVKEIMFPIFTNGVMLQEEYIKLFHENRNLVPILSIEGDMEQTDGRRGEGTYEVLMNVMDKLKEKGILFGASATVTTENFMTVSSKAFFDKLYNKGCRALVFVEYVPVTKETWKLAPTENERKKLECEQHKLRKHYEDAIFLSFPGDEKYSGGCLAAGRGFFHINVDGSAEPCPFSPYSDTNLKECTLREALKSPLFTKLNETGMLIGEHAGGCLLFEKEKEVKELINSG; from the coding sequence ATGAATAGTAATTTCAATTTATCTGAATATATGAATAATGGCATTGAAAATGTTGTAAGGGGGATATTAAAGGCATCCTTTAAAAATACAAAAGAAACAGCATTTGTATTAAAATATGTATTATCAAGTAGGGAAGCAAAAAAGAAGAGAGGGAGATTTGAAAGAAAAGGAGAAAATGTTCCTGCATTTTTGATTTCTAGCATAACCAGTAGATGTAACCTGTTTTGTAAAGGTTGCTATGCAAGGGAATTTAACTCCTGTGGAGAAGGAGTACAAAAACAACAGTTGTCTACCGAAAGATGGGAAAGTATTTTTATGGAAGCTAGGGAGATTGGAATTTCTTTTATACTGCTTGCAGGTGGAGAACCTTTAATGAGAAAAGATGTTATAGAAAAAGCAGCAAAGGTGAAAGAGATTATGTTTCCTATATTCACCAATGGTGTAATGCTCCAGGAAGAGTATATAAAGCTATTCCATGAAAATAGAAATCTTGTACCTATACTTAGCATTGAAGGAGATATGGAGCAGACAGATGGTAGGCGAGGGGAAGGAACTTATGAAGTTTTAATGAATGTAATGGACAAACTTAAGGAAAAAGGTATTTTGTTTGGGGCTTCTGCTACGGTGACAACTGAAAATTTCATGACTGTCTCCAGTAAAGCTTTTTTTGACAAGCTATACAATAAAGGCTGTAGGGCATTAGTTTTTGTAGAATACGTGCCCGTGACAAAAGAAACATGGAAGCTTGCACCTACTGAGAATGAGCGCAAAAAATTGGAATGTGAGCAGCACAAACTTAGAAAGCACTATGAAGATGCTATTTTTCTATCCTTTCCTGGTGATGAGAAATATTCAGGGGGATGTCTTGCAGCTGGAAGAGGCTTCTTCCACATTAATGTAGATGGTTCAGCAGAACCCTGTCCTTTCTCACCTTATTCTGATACAAACTTAAAGGAATGTACTTTAAGAGAGGCTCTGAAGTCGCCACTATTTACAAAACTTAATGAAACAGGAATGCTGATTGGAGAACATGCGGGTGGTTGCCTTCTTTTTGAGAAAGAAAAGGAAGTGAAAGAATTAATTAATAGCGGTTAA